The Prosthecobacter dejongeii genome contains a region encoding:
- a CDS encoding response regulator transcription factor, with protein sequence MRILVIEDDPHLLRSLAANLREENYAVDTALDGVEGLTKALDENYDAIVLDVMMPHMNGWEVLARLRPTCKTPVLMLTAKDTIQDRVKGLDQGADDYLTKPFDIEELLARLRALIRRAAGQTHPVLEIGPLSLDTAFRLVKLSGQEVPLTAREYALLEYLALHRGQVVTRTTLYEHLFDEEDSTLSNLLDVHVSNLRKKLGADIITTRRGHGYCIA encoded by the coding sequence ATGAGAATCCTCGTCATCGAAGATGATCCGCATCTCCTCCGTAGCCTAGCGGCGAATTTGCGGGAGGAAAATTATGCGGTGGATACCGCACTGGATGGTGTGGAAGGCCTAACCAAAGCCTTGGATGAAAATTATGATGCCATCGTGCTGGATGTGATGATGCCGCATATGAATGGCTGGGAAGTTCTCGCTCGGCTGCGCCCCACCTGTAAAACTCCAGTGCTGATGCTAACGGCCAAAGATACCATTCAAGACCGCGTAAAGGGCTTGGATCAAGGCGCCGACGATTACCTCACCAAACCTTTCGATATTGAGGAACTGCTGGCTCGTCTGCGGGCTCTTATTCGGCGGGCAGCAGGTCAAACTCACCCCGTGTTGGAGATCGGCCCTCTGTCGCTGGACACAGCATTTCGTCTCGTGAAACTCTCAGGCCAGGAGGTGCCACTAACAGCGCGCGAGTATGCGTTGCTGGAGTATCTAGCTCTACACCGCGGGCAGGTGGTCACTCGCACCACTCTCTACGAACACCTTTTCGATGAAGAAGATAGCACGCTGTCAAACCTCCTGGACGTGCATGTTTCGAATTTGCGCAAGAAGCTAGGCGCGGACATCATCACCACACGCCGAGGTCACGGCTACTGCATCGCATGA
- a CDS encoding ABC transporter permease: MLWNAFSIALREIRRNLMRAFLTVLGVIIGVAAVITMVTLGQATTQAVKNQISNLGSNLLVLRPGMGFGPRSASAGVPQFTQKDVQAIEDQVPNIAAIAPVSSSSMSTVYLQNARMTSVTGTTPPYFYINKWTLEDGRLFNDADFKAGKAVCVIGHTVKTNLFGNQNPVGMKIRLGKASCEIIGVLASKGQSGMGDQDDTIIVPLTTLQRRLTGKTSAREVSQITISAEDGSNSEVLIEDISSLMRQRRNLQPNQEDNFNVFDTRQIAETLSASTRMMTTLLAAVAGVSLLVGGIGIMNIMLVSVTERTREIGIRLAIGARAREVLLQFLVEAITLSSIGGLVGILTAFALCFGLAQLIQVTFVFDPQINLVAFFFSTAVGVLFGFTPARRAAKLDPIEALRHE; encoded by the coding sequence ATGCTCTGGAATGCCTTCTCCATCGCCCTGCGCGAAATCCGTCGCAATCTCATGCGGGCGTTTCTGACTGTGTTAGGTGTCATCATCGGGGTGGCTGCCGTCATCACCATGGTCACACTGGGGCAGGCCACGACGCAGGCAGTGAAAAATCAAATTTCCAATTTGGGGAGTAACCTTCTGGTGTTGCGCCCAGGAATGGGTTTCGGCCCCAGATCTGCCTCCGCTGGGGTGCCTCAATTTACCCAAAAAGATGTGCAAGCCATCGAGGATCAAGTGCCTAACATCGCAGCGATTGCCCCTGTGAGCAGCTCCTCTATGAGCACGGTTTATCTGCAAAATGCGCGCATGACTTCCGTCACAGGGACAACTCCGCCCTACTTTTACATCAATAAATGGACACTTGAGGATGGTCGCCTTTTCAACGATGCAGATTTCAAAGCTGGTAAAGCTGTCTGTGTCATCGGGCATACGGTAAAGACGAATCTTTTCGGCAATCAAAACCCTGTTGGGATGAAGATTCGTCTTGGTAAAGCTTCCTGTGAGATTATCGGGGTGCTGGCTAGCAAAGGTCAGTCCGGCATGGGCGATCAAGATGATACCATCATCGTCCCCCTCACTACCTTACAGCGGCGTCTAACGGGCAAAACCTCTGCACGTGAAGTCAGCCAGATCACCATTTCAGCGGAGGATGGCTCGAACAGCGAAGTCCTCATTGAGGACATTTCTTCCCTGATGCGTCAGCGCCGTAATTTGCAGCCTAACCAAGAGGACAATTTTAATGTCTTCGATACTCGCCAGATCGCGGAGACATTGAGTGCCTCCACTCGCATGATGACTACCCTCCTCGCTGCTGTGGCCGGAGTGAGCTTGCTGGTGGGAGGCATCGGCATCATGAACATCATGCTGGTCTCCGTGACGGAGCGCACCCGGGAGATTGGCATTCGTCTGGCCATCGGAGCGCGGGCCAGAGAGGTGCTGCTACAGTTTCTAGTGGAGGCCATCACGCTTTCCTCCATCGGTGGTCTCGTCGGCATCCTTACAGCTTTTGCATTATGCTTTGGCCTGGCCCAGCTCATCCAGGTGACGTTTGTTTTTGATCCCCAGATCAATCTGGTGGCCTTTTTCTTCTCCACCGCTGTGGGGGTGTTGTTCGGCTTTACCCCCGCCCGTCGTGCGGCCAAGCTTGATCCCATCGAAGCTCTGCGCCACGAATAA
- a CDS encoding ABC transporter ATP-binding protein, whose translation MSASDTSLIQLRRLTKTYGQGDAAFQALRGVDLQINKGEFVAVMGPSGSGKSTLMNLLGCLDTPTSGNYLYQDIAVERLNADQRSLLRRHALGFIFQGFNLLARTSSLENVELPLVYRGLSKKERRERAQEALVSVGLPNKMRNTPAELSGGQQQRVAIARAIVTRPSTLFADEPTGNLDTRTTDEIMELLTRLNEDRGITVLMVTHEDEVATHAKRIVRVKDGLIESDIRTKP comes from the coding sequence ATGAGTGCCTCTGATACTAGCCTGATTCAGTTACGACGTTTGACCAAAACTTATGGTCAAGGAGATGCAGCCTTCCAAGCACTGCGAGGGGTAGATCTGCAAATCAATAAAGGTGAATTTGTGGCTGTCATGGGCCCCAGTGGCTCTGGCAAGTCCACTTTGATGAATCTTCTGGGCTGCCTAGATACCCCCACATCGGGCAACTACCTTTATCAGGATATTGCCGTAGAGCGCCTGAATGCGGATCAACGTTCTCTGCTGCGGCGTCATGCTCTAGGTTTCATTTTTCAGGGGTTTAATCTTCTGGCCCGCACCAGTTCCTTGGAAAATGTGGAGCTGCCACTCGTCTATCGTGGACTGTCTAAAAAAGAGCGGCGTGAGCGTGCTCAAGAGGCGCTAGTTTCCGTGGGACTGCCTAACAAAATGCGCAACACCCCGGCAGAGCTTTCCGGCGGTCAGCAGCAGCGTGTCGCCATCGCCCGTGCCATCGTCACCCGTCCCAGCACCTTGTTTGCCGATGAGCCAACGGGGAATCTCGATACTCGCACCACCGATGAAATCATGGAGTTGCTGACGCGGCTGAATGAAGACCGGGGCATCACCGTGCTCATGGTGACCCATGAGGATGAAGTGGCCACACATGCCAAACGAATCGTGAGGGTCAAAGATGGCCTCATCGAGTCTGACATCCGCACGAAACCTTAA
- a CDS encoding efflux RND transporter periplasmic adaptor subunit, whose protein sequence is MESHSATTPVDLSELIGSQKKRSWLGWMAWILGSAALAYAAYFIWTKTHEPAAPPPLYVTEPLARGDIGLTITATGNLEPTNEVTIGSVLSGTTDEVYVDTNDRVKKDQPLAKITIRRLDQDTDSSRAAVNSAKAKVKQVEATLKENEATLARLQELHKLSGGRTPSKADMVTANAAVARAQADLASAKAAVEQSEAELRANESDQQNAILRSPIEGIVLTRSLEPGQTVAASFTAPELFVIAENLEHMKLKVAVAEADIGRVAKGQKASFTVDAWPDRSYNATVTKVAFGSAVTDNVVTYEVELEVANTDLSLRPGMTATADVNVAESQGVLVVSNAALRFSPESSSGSPKGGEAKKSFVQSLIPRPTRRSSGSGGPGSSKNEETVAKKVPGQARIWILKDGRPQPLTVKTGLTDGRHTEITGEGVVEDLAVITRANAVTP, encoded by the coding sequence ATGGAATCACATTCAGCCACTACCCCCGTTGATTTAAGCGAGCTGATCGGCAGTCAGAAAAAGCGCAGTTGGTTAGGCTGGATGGCCTGGATCCTCGGATCTGCGGCCCTTGCGTATGCAGCCTATTTTATTTGGACCAAGACCCACGAGCCTGCCGCACCACCTCCTCTCTACGTGACGGAACCGCTTGCACGTGGGGACATCGGCCTCACCATCACTGCCACTGGCAATCTCGAACCGACCAATGAAGTGACCATTGGCAGTGTCCTTTCTGGAACCACCGATGAGGTCTATGTGGACACCAATGATCGAGTGAAAAAAGACCAGCCTCTAGCGAAGATCACCATCCGCCGTTTGGACCAGGATACCGACAGCAGCCGAGCAGCAGTCAATTCTGCCAAAGCCAAAGTCAAGCAGGTGGAGGCCACCCTGAAAGAGAATGAGGCAACTCTCGCACGTCTCCAAGAATTGCACAAACTCAGTGGAGGTAGAACGCCGTCGAAAGCAGACATGGTTACGGCTAACGCTGCCGTGGCACGTGCACAGGCAGATCTGGCCAGTGCTAAAGCTGCGGTGGAGCAGTCAGAGGCGGAGCTAAGAGCGAATGAAAGCGACCAGCAAAATGCGATCTTACGCTCGCCCATTGAGGGCATCGTTCTCACTCGGAGTCTGGAGCCTGGTCAAACTGTGGCCGCCAGCTTCACTGCTCCTGAGCTCTTTGTCATCGCCGAGAACCTGGAGCACATGAAGCTGAAAGTCGCCGTCGCTGAGGCCGATATCGGACGGGTGGCTAAAGGCCAAAAAGCTAGCTTTACGGTGGATGCTTGGCCGGACAGATCCTATAACGCTACCGTTACCAAGGTCGCCTTTGGCTCTGCCGTGACAGACAATGTGGTCACTTATGAGGTCGAACTGGAAGTGGCCAATACGGACTTAAGTTTGCGACCGGGCATGACAGCCACAGCCGATGTGAATGTGGCTGAGAGTCAGGGAGTGCTCGTCGTTTCCAATGCTGCCTTGCGTTTCAGTCCCGAATCATCTTCAGGCAGTCCCAAGGGGGGCGAAGCGAAGAAATCTTTTGTGCAAAGTCTTATTCCTCGGCCCACCCGCAGATCCAGTGGAAGCGGTGGGCCAGGTAGTTCCAAAAATGAAGAGACTGTCGCCAAAAAAGTTCCAGGTCAGGCTCGTATCTGGATCCTCAAAGATGGGCGGCCTCAGCCGCTCACGGTGAAGACCGGGCTCACTGACGGGCGTCACACTGAAATCACAGGTGAAGGTGTGGTTGAAGATCTCGCCGTTATCACGCGTGCTAATGCAGTAACTCCATGA
- a CDS encoding efflux transporter outer membrane subunit: protein MKITNPSRLVIGLTGLTLAMLIGGCSSVSRHESDLAIPAVWNGKKSGVVPLDTAGLTQWWRRLNDPVLNQLLVQALQSSPDVRTALARIDESRARRGVEKSTLFPSITTGTSGRGERSDSKLTGLSTNESYSASVDMSWEVDLFGKLRQNVKAASSDLAQATENYHAAQVTLAAEVAEAYVDLRTAQAQLEVYQRNLSTRGDTVQITRWREQAGESTSFETQQAASTLEQARATLPTLKQTIEQTQNHLALLSGKTPGALNALLSSPRRVPVPASVLALGIPADTLRQRPDVRAAERGVEAAVARTRSAEKERYPNLTLSGSLGVDALKAGSLLSPEVAAASLLGNLSAPIFNAGRIRQTIHIQSAQEKQALIAYESTVLQALSEVENALIAVSRSSERLRTLDGAVTSAREAATLAAQSYEAGQIDLLQVLDTQRTLLSLEEQQTLTRGDRASAHIQLYKALGGGWSS, encoded by the coding sequence ATGAAAATCACCAACCCCTCCCGCCTCGTCATTGGCCTGACTGGATTGACTCTAGCCATGCTGATTGGGGGCTGTAGTTCCGTTTCACGGCATGAGAGTGACTTGGCTATCCCTGCCGTATGGAATGGAAAAAAATCGGGGGTGGTGCCGCTGGATACCGCTGGCCTCACGCAGTGGTGGCGGCGGTTGAATGATCCTGTCCTCAATCAACTGCTCGTCCAGGCTTTGCAATCCAGTCCTGATGTGCGAACGGCACTGGCCCGGATTGACGAATCCAGGGCTCGTCGTGGGGTGGAAAAATCCACGCTTTTTCCCTCGATCACGACTGGTACTTCAGGCCGTGGGGAACGCAGCGACAGCAAACTGACGGGCCTTTCCACGAATGAAAGCTACAGTGCCAGTGTGGATATGAGTTGGGAGGTGGATCTTTTTGGCAAGCTACGACAGAACGTCAAAGCAGCTTCCTCAGACCTCGCCCAAGCCACTGAAAACTATCACGCTGCCCAGGTGACCCTCGCCGCCGAAGTGGCAGAAGCTTATGTGGACCTCCGCACCGCTCAGGCCCAACTGGAAGTGTATCAACGAAATCTATCTACCCGTGGGGATACCGTGCAGATCACCCGCTGGCGTGAGCAGGCAGGTGAAAGCACCTCCTTTGAAACTCAGCAGGCCGCCAGCACCCTGGAGCAGGCGCGTGCCACACTGCCCACCTTAAAGCAGACAATCGAACAGACTCAAAACCACCTCGCCTTACTTTCTGGCAAGACCCCTGGCGCATTGAATGCCCTGCTATCTTCACCCCGCCGTGTGCCTGTGCCTGCTTCGGTTTTGGCTCTGGGTATTCCCGCAGACACCCTGCGCCAGCGGCCAGATGTGCGGGCTGCGGAACGTGGTGTGGAGGCAGCGGTGGCACGGACTAGATCCGCCGAAAAGGAACGTTACCCCAACTTAACCCTCAGCGGCTCTCTGGGGGTGGATGCCCTGAAGGCGGGCAGTCTGCTCTCTCCTGAAGTCGCCGCAGCTAGCCTGTTGGGAAATCTGTCGGCCCCCATCTTCAATGCAGGGCGCATCCGGCAGACCATCCATATTCAGAGTGCCCAGGAAAAACAGGCGCTTATTGCTTATGAATCCACGGTGTTACAGGCCTTATCGGAAGTGGAGAATGCCCTCATTGCCGTCAGCCGCAGCAGCGAGCGGCTGCGTACTCTGGATGGCGCGGTGACCTCTGCCAGAGAGGCAGCCACTCTGGCCGCACAGAGCTATGAAGCTGGGCAGATTGATCTTCTGCAAGTGCTGGATACGCAACGCACACTTTTGAGCCTGGAAGAGCAGCAAACCCTCACCCGGGGAGATCGCGCCAGTGCTCATATTCAGCTCTACAAGGCCCTCGGCGGTGGCTGGTCATCCTAG
- a CDS encoding cupin domain-containing protein, whose product MRRTLDFGDHAHRCLFQNDCVQAHLLGLKAGCLCFEACFPEDATVILTFGEASARIAGSMHQLRAGDQVEVPHASPLRLLTSSEADVMLLLKPTAA is encoded by the coding sequence ATGAGACGGACCCTTGATTTCGGCGACCACGCCCACCGCTGCCTGTTCCAAAACGATTGTGTGCAGGCGCACCTGTTAGGTCTGAAAGCTGGCTGCCTGTGCTTTGAGGCTTGCTTTCCAGAGGATGCCACTGTCATCCTCACCTTTGGAGAGGCCAGTGCTCGCATTGCTGGCAGTATGCATCAGTTGCGGGCGGGTGATCAGGTGGAAGTACCCCATGCCAGTCCTCTGCGGCTTTTGACTTCGAGTGAAGCTGACGTGATGCTTCTGCTGAAACCTACGGCTGCCTAA
- a CDS encoding GntT/GntP/DsdX family permease, with the protein MTPESIHLLYLSAGAVAVLIVLIAWLRMNAFLALLMAGLVIGLGSGMGPAKAMASFQDGMGATLGGIAGVLGLGTILGGLLAASGGAEVLAKELIRLFGPKRVHWCLMVLALCIGLTTWFAVGLVMLVPILVTLARETKEPFLKLAIPMLAVLSIMHGVMPPHPGPVVALDALGADLGKVLLWVLLAAVPVAAISGPIFARWAVKHVHVETPEPPPVNPILAAREKPSLFITSAVLALPILLLLSQTIAELFFAKDHPVRGVTTVIGNPTLALGISVIFAGIVFRFSKTEALKIGEKAIAAVGMTLLVVGGGGGFNRVLRDCGAADAIGQMASAAHLPPLVFGWVCAALVRVATGSATVAITAASGLVAPLVIGNPNVNPELVVVGIGCGSLFLSHLNDAGFWIVKETLGMTVGQTLRTWTVTETLVGITGLFVAWGLDMVF; encoded by the coding sequence GTGACTCCTGAATCCATCCACCTGCTGTATCTCTCTGCGGGCGCCGTTGCGGTGCTCATTGTCCTCATCGCATGGCTGCGCATGAATGCCTTCCTGGCTCTGCTCATGGCGGGGTTGGTGATCGGTCTGGGTTCCGGCATGGGACCGGCCAAAGCGATGGCCTCCTTTCAGGACGGCATGGGTGCCACCCTGGGTGGCATCGCTGGTGTTCTTGGTCTAGGGACCATCCTGGGTGGCCTCCTGGCGGCCTCAGGTGGTGCAGAAGTGTTGGCGAAGGAGCTGATCCGCCTGTTTGGTCCCAAACGTGTCCACTGGTGCCTCATGGTGCTCGCCCTTTGCATCGGCCTCACCACGTGGTTTGCGGTGGGGTTGGTGATGCTGGTGCCTATCCTGGTGACCTTAGCTCGTGAGACCAAGGAGCCCTTTTTAAAGCTGGCCATCCCCATGCTGGCAGTGCTGTCCATCATGCATGGTGTTATGCCTCCGCATCCTGGCCCCGTCGTGGCGCTGGATGCCCTGGGCGCAGATCTTGGCAAGGTTCTCCTCTGGGTCTTACTCGCCGCCGTCCCTGTGGCCGCCATCTCGGGGCCTATCTTTGCGCGCTGGGCTGTGAAGCATGTGCATGTGGAAACTCCTGAGCCGCCTCCTGTGAACCCTATTTTGGCAGCTCGTGAAAAGCCTTCCCTCTTCATCACCAGCGCCGTTTTGGCTCTGCCCATCTTACTGCTGCTCAGCCAGACGATTGCCGAGCTTTTCTTTGCTAAGGATCACCCCGTGAGAGGTGTCACCACAGTGATTGGCAATCCCACCTTGGCTCTTGGAATCTCGGTGATCTTTGCTGGCATTGTCTTTCGTTTCAGCAAGACCGAGGCGCTCAAGATTGGAGAAAAAGCCATCGCAGCCGTGGGCATGACCTTGCTTGTCGTCGGTGGTGGGGGTGGTTTTAACCGCGTTCTCAGGGATTGCGGTGCGGCGGACGCCATCGGCCAAATGGCCTCGGCAGCACATCTGCCTCCGCTTGTTTTTGGCTGGGTCTGTGCCGCCCTCGTGCGTGTGGCGACTGGGTCGGCCACGGTAGCCATCACGGCGGCTAGCGGTTTGGTGGCTCCCTTGGTCATCGGCAACCCGAATGTGAACCCTGAGCTTGTCGTCGTCGGCATCGGTTGCGGTTCTCTCTTTCTTTCGCATCTCAACGATGCCGGTTTTTGGATCGTGAAAGAGACGCTCGGCATGACCGTGGGCCAGACGCTCCGTACCTGGACGGTGACGGAGACACTGGTGGGTATCACCGGTCTATTTGTCGCGTGGGGCCTGGACATGGTGTTTTAA
- a CDS encoding GNAT family N-acetyltransferase produces MAFDPERELSFSLSDGTPLCVRSIRPEDRDFITEAFRRLSPESRYFRFWTRVRELNPRLIEEICSPDQKDHVAWVARHQTRDDIPGVGGASFWRLKEDATAAEVSFTVADEFQGRGVATLLLAVLWEHAGSLGITRLVGHVLHENVAMRAWWDALGATEQEAPRHWLTTLVLDESLLEDNSAGSSLRARLTQVRACMNEENVLKD; encoded by the coding sequence ATGGCCTTTGACCCCGAACGCGAACTCAGCTTTTCCCTGTCGGATGGCACACCTCTGTGTGTGCGTTCCATCCGGCCAGAGGATCGTGATTTCATCACCGAGGCCTTTCGTCGTCTTTCACCAGAGTCTCGTTACTTTCGTTTTTGGACACGCGTTCGTGAACTGAATCCCCGCCTTATCGAGGAGATCTGCTCTCCCGATCAGAAAGACCATGTCGCCTGGGTGGCCCGACACCAGACCCGCGATGACATTCCCGGCGTGGGAGGGGCCTCTTTTTGGAGATTAAAAGAAGACGCCACCGCGGCCGAAGTTTCCTTCACCGTGGCCGATGAATTCCAGGGACGTGGCGTGGCTACTTTGTTGCTGGCTGTGCTTTGGGAGCATGCGGGCAGTCTTGGCATCACGCGTTTGGTCGGTCATGTCCTGCATGAAAACGTCGCCATGCGTGCCTGGTGGGATGCACTCGGGGCCACGGAGCAGGAGGCCCCACGTCACTGGCTCACCACCTTGGTTTTGGACGAATCTTTGCTGGAGGATAACTCGGCAGGCAGCAGCTTGCGGGCGCGATTGACTCAGGTGCGGGCCTGCATGAATGAGGAAAACGTGCTGAAGGATTGA